One genomic window of Oncorhynchus kisutch isolate 150728-3 linkage group LG26, Okis_V2, whole genome shotgun sequence includes the following:
- the LOC109870795 gene encoding toll-like receptor 8 isoform X1, with product MDATTCWLQLAPLFLYHFLVPTSCHWMPRQFPCDVTVNTTNTTDDIIFNCEERRLKNVPVGITRNVTVLDLSENNIRNVSLDAFSNLENLTLLNLNCVNKNGDTHIAEGAFKNLTNLQDLRLNGNGLINIPQILPLILDKLMLDNNKINFSNMINLVGIQHVKELYLSKNCYYWNPCETDFTIGYGTFSVLTKLKVLMLAYNNLTRVPKGLPSSIQELHLDSNKIQQIAEDDFLGLTHLTILELQGNCPRCSNAPYPCVPCPNDSLDIHPHAFHGLTQLQTLHLAGNSLRFINNSWFESLNNLTHLFLSYNYLTNTITSGTFFSYLPKLEKIDLSFNYDLLAYPETLELSKNFSQLVSLTTLHIMGFVFREIHLETLRPLYELKRLSVLNIGTNFIVRSDSHIFNKFSNSSLKVIYLAENRLYPISVNESPGCGTGGNLKSVLYTSPLTGYYSNSRDFSYGINHNLVKPECFISGRVLVLSSNNLFFISPKQFEGYGDIACLNLSRNGFSAALNGTEFTSLPNLKYLDLSFNKIDLAYDNAFKELKKLKILDLSYNSHYFEVSGVTHNLNFLKNLPTLKVLNMSHNNIFTLTTKQMTSTSIKELQFQHNLLATLWKEGDDSYNSLFKKLTNLTYLDISFNSIEKIPSKVYENIPYTLQKLCISHNSLCHFDWDKLAGFQQLNFLDLSYNSLFHVSANLSNFTDTLQILDLSHNQIFQLSRGFLRGAQSLQILDLSYNQLTIINKTTFLSGPENYMKTLSLQGNPFQCTCDLLEFILWIKDNKNVEIPRLASEVTCNMPAKMRGQPMILFNIKECNEDNIAFLIYSLSTSLIMFTVVITMAGHVFYWDASYILYYLRAKLKGYHSLKSTTTDNLYDAFVTYDTRDPLVSDWVLNQLRVQLEERGERHLPLCLEERDWAPGVPLIDNLFQSIRQSRKTVFVLTEAYIRTGNFRMAVYLAHQRLLDENIDVIVLVLLEPVLQHSHFLLLRRRLCGRSVLEWPQSAAAETWFWKHLRNAVRLDNQVMYNKIYSRSSASMSDKPDLAEVSNFDKTKLKKTETQEKNPLPTKETIEQEKQATA from the exons ATG GATGCTACCACCTGCTGGTTACAGTTGGCTCCATTGTTCCTATACCACTTCCTGGTACCTACCTCATGTCATTGGATGCCACGGCAGTTTCCATGTGACGTTACGGTCAATACTACCAATACCACGGATGACATCATCTTTAATTGTGAGGAGCGTCGACTGAAAAATGTACCTGTTGGCATCACCAGGAATGTGACCGTGCTGGACCTATCAGAAAACAACATCAGAAATGTATCTCTTGATGCATTTTCTAATCTGGAGAACCTGACCCTTCTCAATCTCAACTGTGTCAACAAAAATGGTGACACACACATCGCTGAAGGTGCCTTCAAGAATCTGACAAACCTGCAGGACCTAAGGCTTAATGGCAATGGCCTCATCAACATTCCTCAAATTCTCCCACTCATTCTGGACAAACTCATGCTGGACAATAACAAGATCAATTTCTCGAATATGATCAACCTTGTCGGTATACAACATGTGAAGGAGCTGTACTTATCCAAAAATTGCTATTACTGGAATCCCTGTGAGACTGACTTTACTATTGGATATGGCACCTTCTCAGTATTGACTAAGTTGAAGGTTTTGATGTTGGCCTATAATAATTTAACTCGTGTTCCAAAAGGACTGCCAAGCTCTATACAAGAATTACACCTCGATTCGAACAAGATACAGCAAATTGCTGAGGATGATTTCCTTGGACTAACCCATCTAACAATCCTGGAATTACAGGGAAACTGTCCACGATGCTCCAATGCTCCATATCCTTGTGTTCCCTGTCCTAATGATTCTCTGGATATTCATCCTCATGCATTTCATGGTCTTACACAGTTACAGACACTGCACCTAGCAGGCAACTCACTTCGTTTCATCAATAACTCCTGGTTTGAGAGCTTGAACAATCTCACACATCTGTTCCTGTCTTATAATTACTTAACAAATACTATCACCAGTGGAACCTTTTTTAGCTATCTACCAAAGCTAGAAAAGATTGATTTGTCATTTAATTATGATTTGCTTGCCTACCCTGAAACCCTTGAGCTTTCAAAAAACTTTTCACAATTGGTGTCTCTTACAACCTTACATATAATGGGTTTTGTTTTCAGGGAAATTCATTTAGAAACACTCAGACCGCTTTATGAACTCAAGCGTCTTTCAGTGTTGAACATCGGAACTAACTTTATTGTTCGATCTGATTCCCACATATTCAACAAATTCTCAAACTCAAGTCTCAAAGTCATATATCTTGCGGAGAACAGGCTTTATCCAATTTCAGTGAATGAGTCCCCAGGTTGTGGCACAGGCGGCAACTTAAAGTCGGTGTTGTACACGTCGCCACTGACTGGATATTATTCCAATTCAAGGGACTTTTCTTACGGAATAAATCACAACCTTGTGAAGCCAGAATGCTTTATCTCTGGTCGAGTGCTGGTCCTTAGTTCAAATAATCTCTTTTTCATTTCTCCAAAGCAATTTGAGGGCTATGGTGACATTGCATGTCTAAACTTATCAAGAAATGGATTTTCAGCAGCATTGAACGGGACAGAGTTCACCTCATTACCAAACCTAAAATATCTCGACCTGTCCTTTAACAAGATTGACCTGGCCTATGACAACGCCTTCAAGGAATTAAAGAAACTCAAAATACTAGACCTAAGTTACAACAGCCACTATTTTGAAGTGTCTGGTGTGACACATAATTTAAATTTTTTGAAAAATCTACCGACTTTGAAAGTATTGAATATGTCACACAATAACATTTTTACATTAACCACTAAGCAGATGACAAGCACATCTATAAAAGAGCTTCAATTTCAACACAATTTGTTGGCTACATTAtggaaagagggggatgactcATACAACAGCCTTTTTAAAAAGCTGACGAATTTGACCTATCTGGATATTTCATTTAACAGCATTGAGAAGATCCCATCAAAAGTCTATGAAAACATACCATATACCCTTCAAAAACTATGTATTAGTCATAATTCACTCTGCCATTTTGATTGGGATAAACTGGCAGGTTTTCAACAACTGAATTTCCTGGATCTAAGCTACAATTCTTTATTTCATGTGTCAGCAAATCTCTCAAACTTCACAGACACACTTCAGATTCTTGACTTAAGCCACAATCAGATTTTTCAACTCTCTCGTGGATTTCTTAGGGGTGCTCAAAGCCTTCAGATACTTGACCTCAGCTACAACCAACTTACTATCATCAACAAGACCACCTTCCTATCGGGCCCTGAAAACTACATGAAAACCTTGTCCTTGCAAGGTAATCCATTCCAGTGTACCTGTGATTTACTAGAGTTCATCCTGTGGATAAAAGATAACAAAAACGTGGAGATCCCCAGACTGGCCAGTGAGGTGACCTGCAACATGCCAGCCAAAATGAGAGGCCAACCAATGATACTGTTTAACATTAAAGAATGCAACGAGGACAACATAGCCTTCCTGATTTACTCCCTCTCCACTTCCTTGATCATGTTCACTGTGGTCATCACTATGGCAGGGCATGTGTTTTATTGGGATGCCTcctatattctatactatctgAGGGCAAAGCTGAAGGGCTACCATTCGTTGAAGTCAACAACAACAGACAATCTCTATGATGCCTTTGTTACCTACGACACCAGAGACCCGTTGGTGTCAGACTGGGTACTGAACCAACTGCGGGTGCAgctggaagagaggggggagagacacctgcctctctgtctggagGAACGAGACTGGGCCCCCGGGGTCCCCCTAATAGACAACCTCTTCCAGAGCATTCGACAGAGCCGCAAGACTGTCTTTGTGCTGACCGAGGCTTACATCAGGACTGGGAACTTCAGGATGGCTGTGTACCTGGCCCACCAGAGGTTGCTGGATGAGAACATAGATGTGATTGTGTTGGTTCTCCTGGAACCCGTGCTGCAGCACTCTCACTTCCTCCTTCTGCGGCGGCGTCTGTGTGGAAGGAGTGTTCTAGAGTGGCCCCAGTCTGCAGCCGCTGAGACCTGGTTCTGGAAGCACCTAAGGAACGCTGTCAGGTTAGACAACCAGGTGATGTACAACAAGATCTACTCCAG ATCCTCTGCAAGCATGTCTGACAAGCCAGATCTCGCTGAAGTCTCTAACTTCGACAAGACCAAGTTGAAGAAGACCGAGACACAAGAGAAAAACCCATTGCCCACCAAAGAAA CCATCGAACAGGAGAAGCAAGCAACAGCATGA
- the LOC109870795 gene encoding thymosin beta-12 isoform X2 has protein sequence MSDKPDLAEVSNFDKTKLKKTETQEKNPLPTKETIEQEKQATA, from the exons ATGTCTGACAAGCCAGATCTCGCTGAAGTCTCTAACTTCGACAAGACCAAGTTGAAGAAGACCGAGACACAAGAGAAAAACCCATTGCCCACCAAAGAAA CCATCGAACAGGAGAAGCAAGCAACAGCATGA